In Zonotrichia leucophrys gambelii isolate GWCS_2022_RI chromosome 11, RI_Zleu_2.0, whole genome shotgun sequence, the genomic window AGAGTACCTTCAGCATGAAAAGTCTCTTAGGTCAACTGCTCGTGACAAGTACATTCAATAATGCAAAGTGGATCACTTGGTAAAGCCATCTCTCCCACCCCAATAAGTTAAATTCAAACCACAAGAAACAGTTCTATTATGTAGCACTCAGTGGCTGGGCTTGTCAGAGCTCTGGAACAAGGAGCACAGCTCTTCACAGGTCTGTGTTTCTACTGAACTGAACTGGGACTCCATTGTATTCCAGGCTAAGTCAGCCAGAAGGAAGTCATCCATTGCTGTCTGTGTTTCATTGCTGGTAAGGAATAAACTCCCCAGATTCTCAAAGCAGCTATCCATAGTCTGggtctcagcactgctgagctggacTTTGCTTTCAATATTCTGAGCAGGTGTGTTTTTAGTAGCCATATATACTTCTGTCTGCGTTTCTGTATCAGATGAGTCAGTGCTCATCGAGAAACTGGACTGTTTCAGAATACTTCCTAAAGGCAGATGGGTAGTACTGTCCAAAAAGAAATTCAAGTCTGTCTGGGTCTGTGTATCAAACATCTCCAAACCTAAGAAGTTAGAATTGCCTCGGCAGTTATAGGATTGAGTGGCACTAtctgaaaataagaaatcagTCTGGGTTTCAATGTCCAGTGACTCCAAAACTGGCTCAGAGTTCAGGGTACCAAGCTCACTCTCTTCAGTCTGAGTTTGGATGTTGGATGCTGAAAAGAACTCTTCAATGTCGAAGTCTatccctgtgctctgtgatGGAGCAGATGGAAGATGTGTGTCAGCATTAGAACTTGTCTCAGACAAAAGGCCACGATTATCCAGGGTCTGGCCAGACatgtttcctgaaaaaatgttttccagatCACTTAGCAGGTCCATTGTCTGGGTTTGATTATCTGTTGTATTTTGAGGTGGAAGTATATTAGTCTGTGTATTGAAGCTGATAAGGGATTCAGACTTAACTGTATCCTGATTCAGGCTCTTGCAACTACTTCTCTGCAGCAAGGTTTGATCTATATTTGCAGGCATTAAATTGTTTTCTGGAAGTTCAATGTGAGTAGAAACATTGTATGATGAAGGAACATTGTCAAAAATGTCACTGCACATTACAGCCTGGTCCATCTGTACCCTTCCATCAATGCAGTCCTGTGTCCTGCTGGTTTGAGTCTCTCTGGAAATGCCACACGTTGGAAAGCAGCCCTGGCTGAAAGCATCAGTCTGAGCAGCTATGGAAGAAGTCAGCTTGGAAGCAGGCAgcagtgtctgtgtctgcaCACTGATGGGCAGTGAGACCTGGGAACTGAATGACAGATCTGTCTgagaacaagaggacacagaaGAATTGGGagtccaggctgcagctggtaCAAAGCTCTGGGAGATGTAAGATAAGTCAGTCTGTATATTTATTGAAGAAATTTTGTTCTTGTGACAAACATTCCCCAGCTCTTGTCCTGGGTTATTTGATGTCACCTTGTCCAATTCAACTTGCACACCAGTACTTACTGGTTCCCGATCACCAGAAGCTGTCACCTTTGAAACAGGCATAGTGTCTTTAAATACAAGTGTTTCTGCCTCCAGGGCTGGAATCAGGATTCCTATAGACTGAGGCAGTAAATGAACAGTACTTACAACAGAACCTTGGTTATCAAAAGCCACTACAGCAGGTTTGACAGAAGAGTCTGTTGCAGATACATACACAGGCAAGTGAGCAACCTGCATCACTGGAAGTTTAACCAAAGCCACCTTGGGCTTGGGTAAAAGCATCTTTGGTGCACATTTTGGCTGCATTTGGTTTGTGAAGTTAGAACTGCAGGAGCCTTCAAGAGAGGCTACTTTCACTTCAGAGGACTCCAATTCCTGAGTGCCAGGAGCAGAACTGTGGGTATTGCTGAATGCTTCGTTGGCCTTCTCTGCCAACTGCTGATTATGAACGGAGGactccattttccttttcttactAGGAGGATCCCTGTGAACATGAGATCAATAATTTATACTTCTTTCCAACACAGAACATCTGCCTTCCATTCTCTTGAGTCACTGCATTGAAAATACCAACTGAAGTCACAGGTGAGGTTGGACACGAGAAGACAATTAATCCAGATTAAAGCATAAAAAGACTCCATGAAGTTCAATTTTGCTAAATGTCATTCCTCACTCTCTCattttaaataagaataaatACTACCCCTTATAGAGACCTATTTTCAAATGGATGTCCAAGTTTAGATGGTGTATTCCCCTCTCACATTAAGCACACTGATTTGAAGACttttaatgtattattttgACACTGACTCAGACTGAGCCTTGAAGGGACAGAGCTCTTACAATATGTGTACAGGTAATGGTCTCTCATGGAAATAGAAGATAAAAAATAGCAATTCTTCACACAAAACTTAAATTTTGCAGCAGCTGAACCTCAAGGACAGGCTAGGCTTCAGAAAGTAGATTGCCCTTTATGAAATATATGGATATATTGAAACTATAAATCTAAACATAGATGGTAAAAAATACATCCGCCAACAATTGCAACAATGACTAGACTGTACAAGAAAGTAACCTGAGCTGCATTCCACACCTCAGTTACCAGCTATAAATATCTCCAAATCACTTCTACTCTCACAGAACTGGAAAAGCAGATGCAACAAGAACCACCACCATTTATGCCAAGCACTGCAGTGTCATCAgtactttttgttttctctgtaggGAAACCAGATCTTACTGATTAGATGACCACCACTGCCTTCCACAAAACAGAAACTcctaaaagcaacaaaaaactGCAAACTGCTAAAACATGTCCTAATTTCCTATTTAATCAACAGAAAGGAGACAAAAAGGCAGCACATGAGACACACAGGACTTAGTGATGAATTAGCATTTTTTCACTGCTTCACTTTTACCTGTGTTCTGCAGGGATTTCATGGCCAGTTCTGTAAATGTGAGACAGTAATGCTGTTCTGCTGGCATAAGGGCACCCACAAGTACACTGGAAAGTCTTGCCACAGACCTCTATGTGCCGTTTCAGATACCATTCTGTGCCATAGGAGTTACTACATTTATCACATTTGTGCTTCTTTTCAGCATGCATTTTCATAAAGTGCTAGAATACACAAGGGAAAGTAAACATTAGCATTCAGTGaagattaaaagaagaaaatcacggttagggaagaaaatatctGCAATTTTTTAGTTGCTAAGTAGCACTGAAGTGTagcattaattatttttttaaagtgctactacaaataaatttaaagaagTCAATAGAGAGAATGTGAAGTTTGCAAATCTGCTGATGCTACATGCATCTTAAAAGCACAGATAAACATCTCCCCATTCTAATGCCATTGAAGGATTCCTGTGGACATCAATAAATCTACAGATCAACCTTGCCCAAAGAGCACAGTAAGGTTGTGCTGCAACATGTGCACACTCCTGAGGATGTACAAGTGAGCAAATAATCTCAATCATACAGGTCAACACCAGAGCAAACACCAGAATTCTTCCTTTTCATCtatggcaccaagtgccagccactcagctcctccaggtaaccccagctcagcacaggtaACCAAGTGCAGCACAGGGCTCTTTTTGCTCACTAATGCAGAAACAAGTCTTAGATGTTTCCTTAAACAGGTTAACTAGTAAACAAACGCATTTTGGtattaaagcagagaaaagctcTTAATCCTTGACCACTTGAAAAAAGCAGGTAAAAGCATCAGCCACAGTTAAAACCTTCATCAGTTGCTACTGAGatttctttccccctcttctTTAATCTTTCTCCATCTATTTCATTTGTGGAGAGGGGCTCTGATCTAGTTTAGAAGAACATACTGGCATCTGTCTGATCAAAAGGTTCAAGTCCTCAAATATAAACATGCAAACTTGCAAACTCATGAATCACATATGCACTTGTTCTCTAACTTCTGCCATGTGCTGAGAGGTTATGCTCGTATCTGTATGCAAAAGTGCACATTCTCTGGAGTAGAGACAGGACTAAATCAGTGTGAAAATACTTCAGGAAACAGGAATACCTGTTTTACaagagaaaattgggaaaatggtCTGTTTGGTCCTCTAGGGCAGCCTTCAATAGGACAGCAGTAGaatttctgtgaagttttcaaACCCTTCCTTATCGGTGCATTCAGTTTTCCATCCTGAAAAAGAACCAGTTGTGAGGTTGACAATTCTACAGGTTTCCATATTCAAGACAACATTCAGAATAAACATCAACTATGGCTCATTGAGTTTACTCATCTCAGTGAGTTGGAGGCACTTTCCCATGTGATTTGAAAGTTCAAATGGAATTTTTGCCCTGAATGGATGCCACTTTGCAAATACCCCATCAAAATTACCAGGTGCAATTACAACAAGCTCTATGGAGCAGTGGTACTGTGCTATTTACTTTTACCAAGACACTCCCTGGCCCATGTTTCCTgttatttcagcaaaaaaaatttccatacAGATACTACCCTAGACTGCTGATTCAATGTGGTTTTACTTGTTAGCAGCTCAGAATGTGAAGCTCCATTAAGATCAGCCACTGAAACACAACTTCCTTGATGCTGGAATTCTGTTAGCACTGTTTATAGAGTTTACttgtaataaaaatgaaaactgccAAGTATGCTCTGCCACTTAATTTAGATCATGAACCAAATCTCACTAAAGTCTATGAAACAACTGGTATGGTAATTCTGACCCTCCAAACACTGAGTGACCAATCTCTCCAGGCTTTCCATGTGAGCTGTCTCACTGACCCTCACATGAAGAAAACAACACAACTTGCTCAAAGAGGACCTCAAAGTACATACAAGAAGGACATACCAGTGGGATTGTCCAGATGTTCAACCACATAGAATCCCTTCCTGCTGAGGACACTGGCATGGAAACCAGACAAGTCATATACCTCAAGACATACCCTAGCTGAAAGGGTCTCAGTGGAAGCATCAGGCATCTGTGTCTAAGCAAAAACTTAAAAGTGAACTATTTAAAATCTGATGCTCAGAGTAGCTATGAGTGTCCTTCCATGCTGAGGCTGAACTGGAGCCAAACACAGTCCCCAGAGGCAGTTAGTGCAGCCCATGATGGCATCCCCAAGATGatttttcagggaagaaatgggACCATGCCCTGTTTGAACTGTGCACCTGATTTTCCTTAGCAGGAGGACAGTGAGCACAGTCAGTAATGGAAGGCTGATTTCCCACCAGGCACTCCCTCAGTACCTCTGTGGGCAGATCTCCAGCTGGTGCTGTTTACCCAGTTACACCAAACACAGAGAAtgcacaaagcacagcagcCCTCCCAGCGTGAGGCAAACCAAGAGGGCACCTCAGTGCCAGGGCCCAAAGGGCTTCACTGCCCACACCCCCACCTCACCCAGCTGCAGTTActcacagcccagcagtgctgtcctCAGCCACCCAGGCCTTGCTTCTGAAGTCCATTTACACCTCAGGAAGCTGGGGAGTGGGATATTTCAATGATCTTGTATTCCCTCAAATCACCTTTTAAGCTAAAATAATCTGTAAAATGTAATCCCTTCAAGCAACATTTCAGTTGTATTTCCACACCACACTGCTACTTGCTGCCATTGTCACAAGTTCATGTTTATCAATGACATATCAGACTCAAGCAATGTTTAGAGCCTCTTGACCAAAATGATCACCTGCCATATCAAGAAAACCCGGAATAAGTCTCTAAAAAGGGAGTTTTCATGTAACATTTTTACCTTCTAAGCACCTTGTACAGCAGTTTTCCCTGTGGACAGCCCATTCACAAACAGGCCTGTTCTATCTCTGCTGAATCATCACTGGGACTATTGTTGTACCTCCTAGAGCCACTGCCCTAAACAGGAACATGACACAAAGAAAtcgagctgctccagccccaattccaCTTTTTAACCCTGACCTTACACAGAACACTTTCACCACATGTTAAAGTCCTCATGAAAAAAGAAGATCTGCCTTTAAGTCAAAGCTTGGCCTCTCCCACTGCAGATGATACCAACATGCTGAGTAACTGGCAATTAGAGTTACTTATTCCTAAATAAAGTTATTTAATGTGTTATATTTAACATCACAACCCAACAACTGACAGGGCAATATGGGAAACATGTTCAGCCACTTGACAGGTAAACCTCAGTCAGGTTATTTAAAATGACTGAAACACTAAGGTGTAGAATAACACCAAGTGTTTAAAAGCTTTACAGACACCAGCAAAATGCCTTTTTAACAGCTGGAACACAGCCTTTAGTGGCAGAGACCACAACACATTAGTTGTGACAAGCTGGGACATACTCTACACATATAAGATATTGTTTATGGACAGTAATCCTGCTTTGACCTTTCCCAAGTCCTTGTGGCTGTAAATGGTTAATCCTGCATCTTCTCAAAGCCCACCTGGCCAGACCTGTTTCAGACATTCTCACAGATTCCTTCCTTACCCATCTGATTTTCTGTCCCACGTTTCTACAACAACCACCCACCACAATTATTGGCAGGTATTGGTGCAATGAACTTCTCCCAGTGCAGACACTTGCAGTGCAAGGAACCCTGCCATGGCTGGTGACACCAGCTGGGAAGGCAGGAATTAACAGTCCCTGCTGCAGACTGAGTCAAGGTGAACTTGGTGACGTCTCACTTTCCTGCCCCAGAAAGGCTTACTCCAAAGGATTAATCTGAAATGAAGCTGCAGTAGACTGTAGTCAACCATTTAAAACATGGGGGTTTTGCAGCAGAAGTTCAGTCATTTCTTTACTAAATAGGACAAGGAGAGAAGtgcatttattcttataacaACCATTGTGGTAGTGCAGTATCTGAGTAACTCACCCCAAGGGTGTGCTCCCCTTCCAGTTCACACTGACTACAGGCTCCCAGTTATCACAGTAATCCACAGAATCCTCTCCCTTACATCAGCTTTTCTAGCTTCATTTTAAACTAAACTCATCTAGTTCCCCTTCTTCCCATAAAATAATACAGCCAAAAGaccaaagaattaaaataaaaaattcaagttTATATCCACTGCTCTCATTTTTCTAATTAGCTTATCCTCTGTCAAGGAGccaaaaaaattatatcaacatttcatattttctttgttaGGCAAAATAAGCCAAATTTTTCTAATTTCCCTTTGTCAGAAACACTTGCCATTAATCACCCTTAGCAGTTATTTTCTATACATCTCCTGGTTCATTTAAACTTATTTGAACCAGATTCTACAGTACTGACACAGAATATCCCTCTGCCATATTTCAGGATTGCCCTTTTCACAGCAGCTTTACCCTAAATGCTCATTCGTGTATGACCAAATTATTTTGCAAGTGTTTCCCACCTCAGGTTATTTCTGTTACAAACCAGAGCTGATCAAACTGTTTGCTATCACTTCACAAGACTAAAATCTGGTACTGCTGCACTTGACTCTGTTTTTACAGGGCAGTCTCTATGTAAATGTCCTTTCTCTGCCACTGCAATCCCTCTTGGGTTTTAGTATAAAAACATCCTACTGGTGCTacttttattaatgaaaattaatcaAGTcatcctcccttctcctcaggagtgttctctccttcctcaatAGCACCTTACCATCTCATTTGCCAAGTTGCctcttcattattttaatatttcactaATAAATGCAATctactaaatattttttatctggGAAATCAGCTACCTCTTAATAGGGAATaccaatattaaaatattttgtctccCTTAAACCTCAACAACGTTTTAGTCTCGATTACAATGCTCTTGAAACAACTCAAGAAGTTTCTGGAAGTCTGCATCCATCCACATTTCAGTATTTACTCCAAGCTATCCCCAGCTTCAGTAATTAGGTGCATGGAGTTGCTCTAATTCTACAAGCACTGGTGGCTAACAGCAAGCTGGGTGAGAAAGCAGCATTTGCTCACCCATCATAGCCTGAGTTATGTAACCCACCAGCTGCACTGCAcgctcagagcagcagctcccaaccAAAATGACTCTGCTGACCTTAAAGAGCACTTGGAACTTCTGCTGTACCTCCCCACACAGACATGTGAGATCTAACACATAACACACAGTGAAGCTGTTGGTTGGTAtaggaaatgaaatgaaaacatcCCAGGGACACAAGACAGCAGGTACACTTGACActatttccttttgttcctcACCAAGGAGCACGTGTGACCCACGTTTCACTCTGCAGCCATTTCACAGAACAGGGATGTTCATTGTTCCCCCACCGAGGCTGCACTTTCAGAATGCAGCTATGAATGCTGCACTCGAAGTTTTCCAGGAATACAATTTGTCCTTGCACACTTGGCATCACAATTTTGGGAAAAGCAAGGATATCTTTCCAAAAGGCCCACTCTCAATGTGTGCCTGCTGAACTGTGCTTCTCCTCCCCCCCAGCACATGCTTAGCTCAGGAGTATTATGGAAATGAGGGCTTGTTTCCAAAATGGCATCCATCtgttttgctggggtttttttagctcagacatttaaaaaaaaaaacaaacaaaacctcagCATAACAGCCCTCGGCGTTGGGATGGAGATGGTTTGCCAGCTGATAAGGTTAGGAAATGCTGCATGTTTGCACAGCACCTCACAAGTGGAGCTTTAAAGTCTTACTGCAGAAAGATTGGTGATAAGCAAGTAAAACAACAGAAGCTGTGTCCCAAAGAACTCCTAACTGCCTGTGGTATGTTTacaaaaatgtgcaaaattgGTTATTTTCTGTAAGCAATTTTAGAGGAATCCTCAACACAAGTGGCCAGCCCATTCACATACACACTTTTGTACTTATACAGGGACCTGCAAGGGCCTTTCACGAGGGGAAATTTAAACAAAAGACAACGAGAAACACTTCATTATTCCCacttggaatcacagaatagtttgggttgacAGGGGACCTTGAACATCACCTTGCTCCACGGGCAGGGAAACCTTCCACAAtgccaggttgctccaagccccgtccaacctggccttggacacttccaaggatggggcaacCTGTGCCACGGCCTTCCCATCCTCACAGTGAAGAACTTCCCCCTAATATCTGACCTAAACCTACTCTTTGCATTTGAACCCGtctcccttgtcctgccactccaggctcctgtccccatccttccTGGGAGTTCCCTTCAGGTA contains:
- the ATMIN gene encoding ATM interactor, whose translation is MAAAAGRRGGGLGRPPAPVRDVPPAGELVRPSVTELSQVRTNILCTVPGCGKVLPNSPALNMHLSKAHPLQDGKLNAPIRKGLKTSQKFYCCPIEGCPRGPNRPFSQFSLVKQHFMKMHAEKKHKCDKCSNSYGTEWYLKRHIEVCGKTFQCTCGCPYASRTALLSHIYRTGHEIPAEHRDPPSKKRKMESSVHNQQLAEKANEAFSNTHSSAPGTQELESSEVKVASLEGSCSSNFTNQMQPKCAPKMLLPKPKVALVKLPVMQVAHLPVYVSATDSSVKPAVVAFDNQGSVVSTVHLLPQSIGILIPALEAETLVFKDTMPVSKVTASGDREPVSTGVQVELDKVTSNNPGQELGNVCHKNKISSINIQTDLSYISQSFVPAAAWTPNSSVSSCSQTDLSFSSQVSLPISVQTQTLLPASKLTSSIAAQTDAFSQGCFPTCGISRETQTSRTQDCIDGRVQMDQAVMCSDIFDNVPSSYNVSTHIELPENNLMPANIDQTLLQRSSCKSLNQDTVKSESLISFNTQTNILPPQNTTDNQTQTMDLLSDLENIFSGNMSGQTLDNRGLLSETSSNADTHLPSAPSQSTGIDFDIEEFFSASNIQTQTEESELGTLNSEPVLESLDIETQTDFLFSDSATQSYNCRGNSNFLGLEMFDTQTQTDLNFFLDSTTHLPLGSILKQSSFSMSTDSSDTETQTEVYMATKNTPAQNIESKVQLSSAETQTMDSCFENLGSLFLTSNETQTAMDDFLLADLAWNTMESQFSSVETQTCEELCSLFQSSDKPSH